The proteins below are encoded in one region of Paramisgurnus dabryanus chromosome 2, PD_genome_1.1, whole genome shotgun sequence:
- the kiaa0895l gene encoding microtubule-associated tyrosine carboxypeptidase 1 codes for MVLDLGENCMEQANGGGLSKNVSEMLEPEPTTEKPKPVRARTNSITQRDKLTSNGPYAEAGATSDSSTQIHRRSQDLECRKKGETSQSGPPGRRAPCQRPLSLEIKPQRVRATQQPVKKPPWRSGGPAPPVRSLTSLSLGPGNWLRRSESTCTMISPTPPRGRMRPATSLPHIGRGTGPLPSPSTPRGPCLLVALRPINLEQERQTFFGSNYEYEPQFEYTAPEPVSVLEKYKEGSSLFLTQAVGIMECVLRKYGTYENFQEVTGGSMLPKSQVWAATRKYLQKEGCVGEVVVCLSDELLSQAVMMVEKCRPTLTINLSGARQHWLEGMLRHEIGTHYLRGVNNSLQPWATSVGRKQFGLKPANPTEEGLASLHSVLLRKQPFLWRAALLYYTVYHATNMSFSQLFRHIAPFVQDPAVRWEYCLRAKRGQTDTSKPGCFSKDQVYLDGILRLLRHRRNIDFKILTSLGKVSYEDVERLRHLAVLKRTRIPHFMQDEERYLQHLDHIVTVNELNDAELQELIP; via the exons ATGGTGCTGGATCTGGGCGAGAACTGCATGGAGCAGGCTAACGGAGGTGGGCTCTCAAAAAATGTGTCAGAAATGTTAGAACCAGAGCCCACCACAGAGAAACCCAAACCAGTGAGAGCCAGAACCAACAGCATCACCCAAAGAGACAAACTCACCTCTAATGGGCCTTATGCTGAAGCTGGTGCCACCTCTGATAGCAGCACCCAAATACACCGAAGGTCCCAGGACCTGGAATGTCGGAAAAAGGGAGAAACCTCTCAGTCGGGGCCACCTGGCAGACGGGCACCATGCCAAAGGCCACTCAGTCTGGAGATCAAACCGCAGCGGGTTCGAGCAACACAGCAGCCGGTAAAGAAGCCCCCGTGGCGCAGTGGCGGCCCCGCCCCTCCCGTGAGAAGTCTGACGAGTCTGAGTTTGGGTCCGGGAAACTGGCTTCGCAGGAGCGAGAGCACCTGCACTATGATCTCCCCGACACCTCCACGAGGTCGAATGCGGCCCGCAACCTCCTTGCCACACATTGGCAGGGGAACGGGACCTCTGCCTTCACCGTCGACCCCTCGCGGACCGTGTTTGCTCGTTGCGCTCCGTCCCATAAACCTGGAACAGGAACGTCAGACCTTTTTTGGATCTAATTATGAGTATGAGCCACAGTTTGAGTATACCGCCCCGGAGCCTGTTAGTGTTTTGGAGAAGTACAAAGAAGGATCTAGTCTCTTTCTCACACAG GCAGTTGGAATCATGGAGTGTGTCTTGAGGAAGTATGGCACCTATGAAAACTTTCAAGAGGTAACTGGGGGAAGCATGCTCCCGAAAAGTCAAGTGTGGGCAGCCACTCGCAAATACCTACAGAAGGAAGGCTGTGTCGGTGAG GTGGTTGTATGTCTCTCTGATGAGCTTCTGTCCCAGGCTGTAATGATGGTAGAGAAGTGTCGACCGACACTAACTATCAACTTGTCAGGTGCACGCCAACACTGGCTGGAGGGCATGCTGAGACATGAGATTG GCACGCATTACTTGCGGGGTGTGAATAACAGCTTGCAGCCGTGGGCCACTTCTGTTGGAAGAAAGCAGTTTGGACTGAAACCAGCTAATCCTACCGAAGAGGGTCTCGCCAGTCTTCACAGCGTGTTGCTACGGAAACAGCCTTTCCTATGGAGAGCCGCTCTGCTTTACTATACCGTATACCATGCTACCAACATGAGCTTCAGCCAACTCTTCAGACATATCGCACCATTTGTCCAAGATCCTGCTGTGCGTTGGGAATACTGCCTTCGTGCCAAGCGAGGACAAACAGATACCTCGAAACCAG GTTGCTTCAGCAAAGATCAGGTCTACCTTGATGGAATCCTAAGACTTTTACGCCACAGAAGAAACAttgattttaagattttaaCCTCACTTGGCAAG GTGTCCTATGAAGACGTAGAGCGACTTCGTCATTTAGCTGTTCTCAAGAGAACGAGGATTCCTCACTTTATGCAGGATGAGGAACGTTATCTTCAACACCTCGATCATATCGTTACAGTGAATGAACTGAATGACGCAGAACTTCAGGAGCTCATTCCGTGA